From the genome of bacterium:
GATCCTCGCCGACGTGCGGGTCAAGCACGCGACCCCGCTCGCGCCGGTCGCGGTCGACGTCGAGGTGAAAGACGTCTTGCGGCGCGGGATGGCCGACGCGGTCGTCGTGACGGGGACCGGCACCGGGGAGCCCGTCTCCCCCGACCTCCTCGCCGAGGTGCGCGCGGCGGCGGGCGACTCGACCGTGGTGATCGGGAGCGGGCTGAGCCCGAGCCGCGCCGAGCTCGCCGGCCTCGCCGACGCCGCGATCGTGGGCACGTGGATCAAGCGCGACGGCCGCGTGGATCAGCCGGTCGACCCGGAGCGCGTTCGGCGTCTCC
Proteins encoded in this window:
- a CDS encoding BtpA/SgcQ family protein, translating into EQPTPPHQIAMIARAVEACLRLGKPVGVNVLRNDVRAALGIAAATGAGFVRVNVHVGAYVTDQGLIEGRAFETLRYRDTLDARDVAILADVRVKHATPLAPVAVDVEVKDVLRRGMADAVVVTGTGTGEPVSPDLLAEVRAAAGDSTVVIGSGLSPSRAELAGLADAAIVGTWIKRDGRVDQPVDPERVRRL